One window of the Pseudofrankia sp. DC12 genome contains the following:
- a CDS encoding HEPN domain-containing protein: MARADESSHVGRWWLPSAPERRVSGAVYSDSGPVELRLDEPLREYPMSARGWEGPEFRSVRLPAIFGQTRDGRKVTLLNVRGENLVGPFERSQEEYLATALILDAHTPEDKFTHAIAEFDWLDAWLDPPSITGEKSAGVLPVHVGRTEHATLVIESDAVTLASKVVGTSGGGSVHLDRFSVLEVEFCQPVGIESLVDARIRPFQDLLTVALGRPVQLTWLGLRPATAESGTQFCEARFNGTAVSFGRQGSGNRSAVAIQSYSAPTLFWARDAGTLLPQIIQKWYELRAREREAVTLAVGPYYAPFIYQEHKLASSMQAVEALHTKSRFGSDAHRDLDRPDHTKRVERIVAILRTAGNDEVPRDEIDWVERILKNRNDRPFRQRVEDVIRSTGAVGDCILKASPDFAAIAVFFRNGVSHGGARNKPSGDSVDRFWYGELIQWVVRSRLLMDAGVPGVSERAASRTGLQFAVEQVAKIDDPRKASPTRP, encoded by the coding sequence GTGGCGAGAGCGGACGAATCATCGCACGTTGGACGTTGGTGGCTTCCGAGTGCGCCCGAGCGACGAGTCAGCGGAGCTGTGTATTCCGACTCAGGACCCGTCGAGCTACGACTGGACGAGCCTCTACGGGAGTATCCGATGTCCGCACGAGGATGGGAAGGACCCGAGTTCCGCTCTGTGCGACTCCCCGCCATCTTCGGCCAGACCCGGGACGGTCGAAAGGTCACACTCCTCAACGTGAGGGGCGAAAATTTGGTCGGCCCCTTCGAACGTTCTCAAGAGGAGTACCTGGCGACAGCGTTGATACTCGATGCTCATACTCCGGAGGACAAATTTACCCATGCGATCGCCGAGTTCGACTGGTTGGACGCATGGCTGGACCCGCCTTCGATCACGGGGGAAAAGTCGGCAGGCGTCCTACCCGTTCACGTCGGCCGCACGGAGCACGCGACACTAGTAATCGAGAGTGATGCCGTCACGCTTGCCAGCAAGGTAGTCGGGACCAGCGGAGGCGGGTCCGTGCACCTCGACCGCTTCTCCGTGCTAGAGGTCGAATTTTGCCAGCCTGTCGGTATCGAGTCGCTCGTCGATGCGCGCATCCGACCATTTCAAGATCTTCTTACCGTTGCCCTCGGGCGGCCCGTGCAATTGACGTGGCTCGGACTGCGACCAGCGACCGCTGAGTCGGGCACGCAGTTTTGCGAGGCGCGCTTCAACGGCACGGCGGTATCTTTCGGTCGACAGGGAAGCGGAAATAGATCCGCAGTAGCCATACAGAGCTACAGTGCGCCGACGCTTTTTTGGGCGCGCGATGCGGGTACACTTCTTCCTCAAATTATTCAAAAATGGTACGAACTGCGAGCGCGGGAACGTGAGGCCGTCACATTGGCGGTCGGTCCGTACTATGCTCCGTTCATCTATCAGGAACACAAGCTCGCTTCCTCCATGCAGGCCGTCGAGGCGCTACACACCAAATCTCGATTCGGAAGCGATGCTCATCGCGACCTGGACAGACCAGACCACACCAAGCGTGTCGAACGGATCGTCGCCATACTTCGGACCGCAGGAAACGATGAAGTACCACGGGACGAGATTGATTGGGTCGAACGTATTCTCAAGAACCGTAACGACAGGCCATTCCGACAGAGAGTCGAAGATGTAATCCGCTCGACCGGCGCCGTTGGGGACTGCATACTAAAAGCATCACCGGATTTCGCGGCCATCGCCGTATTCTTTCGCAACGGAGTGTCGCATGGTGGCGCGAGAAATAAACCCAGCGGGGACTCGGTGGATCGCTTTTGGTACGGGGAACTGATTCAGTGGGTCGTTCGATCACGGCTACTCATGGATGCTGGCGTTCCCGGTGTGAGTGAACGTGCCGCCAGCCGGACAGGATTGCAATTCGCAGTAGAGCAGGTCGCGAAAATCGACGATCCGAGGAAGGCATCTCCTACTCGGCCCTGA